In Oscarella lobularis chromosome 18, ooOscLobu1.1, whole genome shotgun sequence, the following proteins share a genomic window:
- the LOC136197709 gene encoding procathepsin L-like — translation MKALVTMVIGSSPGTMSPPTLPQPRAEQTRDFVSPKECRRDRISPIIRCASSQPTTNKVMQLVALALCSLVVFAAAHPIDDWTSFKTQYGKSYESTTEEDLRMQIWRDHSNFIIEHNKRNATFTMAMNQFGDLTDEEFAQFYLNSAFYATRPEQDETTLFVSDAVAADTVDWRKKGYVTPIKNQGACGSCWAFSTTGSLEGQHFKKTGNLVSLSEQNLVDCSKPEGNDGCKGGLMDRAFKYIEENRGIDTEESYPYKAKDGTCKFERSSVGATLTGYHDIPRGSEEALEQAVSSVGPISVAMDAHLTSFRFYREGIYKDRECSSTKLDHGVLAVGYGTESFEGGAYWIVKNSWGTSWGDMGYFKMARNDENMCGIATDASYPTV, via the exons ATGAAAGCGCTTGTAACCATGGTAATAGGATCGTCACCTGGTACGATGTCTCCTCCCACTTTGCCGCAACCTCGTGCCGAACAAACTCGTGACTTTGTTTCCCCAAAGGAGTGTAGGAGGGACAGGATCTCACCTATCATTCGCTGTGCATCCTCTCAACCGACCACCAACAAAGTCATGCAGCTCGTAGCGCTCGCCCTTTGCAGTCTCGTTGTCTTTGCCGCGGCTCATCCGATTGATGATTGGACTTCCTTTAAGACTCAATATGGAAAGAGCtacgaatcgacgacagaGGAAGATCTTCGAATGCAAATATGGAGAGACCACTCGAATTTCATAATAGAGCACAACAAGCGCAACGCTACCTTCACCATGGCCATGAACCAATTTGGCGATTTG ACTGATGAAGAATTCGCTCAATTTTACCTAAATTCGGCTTTCTATGCGACTCGACCAGAacaagacgaaacgacgctctTCGTGTCTGATGCCGTGGCAGCTGACACCGTTGATTGGAGGAAGAAGGGCTACGTCACACCA aTTAAAAATCAAGGAGCGTGCGGTTCTTGCTGGGCATTTAGCACCACCGGTTCGCTGGAAGGACAGCATTTCAAGAAGACGGGCAATCTTGTCTCACTGAGCGAGCAGAATCTCGTCGATTGCTCGAAACCGGAAGGAAACGACGGCTGCAAAGGAGGCCTCATGGACAGAGCATTTAAATACATCGAAGAGAATCGAGGTATCGACACCGAAGAAAGCTATCCGTACAAAGCTAAA GACGGTACTTGCAAATTTGAGAGATCGTCAGTTGGTGCTACTCTCACGGGCTATCACGACATTCCCAGAGGAAGTGAGGAGGCTTTGGAGCAAGCTGTCTCCTCTGTCGGTCCCATCTCTGTTGCCATGGATGCTCATCTCACCTCCTTCCGTTTCTACCGCGAGGGAATCTACAAGGACCGCGAGTGCAGTTCTACCAAATTGGATCACGGCGTATTGGCTGTCGGCTATGGCACCGAGAGTTTCGAGGGAGGCGCGTACTGGATCGTCAAGAACAG CTGGGGAACGAGCTGGGGCGACATGGGTTACTTCAAAATGGCAAGGAATGACGAGAATATGTGTGGAATCGCCACCGATGCCAGTTATCCTACTGTTTGA
- the LOC136197698 gene encoding uncharacterized protein has translation MMKRLITLFLLTISLPTTSCYLAFQLDRSSGRIFATSADSLVEIGEENRTVAFPKSSSSCNVTDYATTLSTHDDSSLVAACTTRNGNSFCFLFNATTNKTTSIEMAANSRLNRSSTSFLTKATSSSTFSSNGEYLYYATKPLSDDCRVSSTIVIVYFDLIRNVSMIVVNETDRLAFVVGFSSKSFIYFAADRLGMDKGSHESILRGFDSGRHAVSRQSALLLCDDYDLLLVATSSRLLSGQYLLGIFLNSTTNSSAVCAFSLEKIDERFNATFPSSGSGGRGISGRVVYTRSPGATTTFASISAGVVDGKDEVFLSLGRRDGIRRINVGNQSVVGSDKSIEGIVQLELSAKGSYLYALTDKSKVISLVADCRLLTNCTLCLTEKSIGCGWCHSEQKCSFLSDCKTKSWIASQGKCPSVIPTQHSLYLPEGARKTINVSVVHIPSSYSDNFTCVFDFGVSGNVSVPASYSSASQSVALAWPSSFDVRGGEKAEVNGTLRILLDNVPLLNYQNVTVYSCSRLAQSSCSTCETLGSPYECQFDANSRECVSNVSVSKKSLDYCRLYETGCDVIVDDAAAAPRCASCRDGYYEPENPTTTNPTTPAATTKTITTSQSNTTTQSTLAATTTKINTTTTTQTNTTTTTQSTLAAIINTTMTSRSTLAPTTTTNPPSTVKATTVPTFATTFAPVLINVTCFPCSEGCSACQSDVVCTECKNGYKVVGEKCNIISEKPATVSTTERATFSSSNFTTTIRSTVNGTSSSPKDDNLMLYIIIGASSGGGLILIILFIVCIVCCARSASNRRGKLVVSDDLTFVNVKDSVTRGDVQKESVSPMEMNPLREIKDPEAPPVPERPATRFPFPPSSRSPSCGSLTGDLTGNTFSVPTMKDPSKSALSPPVPPPRPSEDDEIYLEVDADSPNNDRKKTFIATRSKIAPKEEEEEAYYIDGNDYRQKTKEENEDDAYYIDTSDVVDKSRRNVERVPSDAYVAFTGKSEPLNSIGEDEDELYIGLDETPKKDVEEDDIYEAPDENSSAPPPAVAKKPLLRAPTPKKRIVSPVETKEEKTPNWKADVEKLKRQLVTGESEDRDDPEQLYQNIPARSMTESKVDPRRSGLHKNERGRLSSMPATLTGYEEGEELYENTDSALPVVGEEEEELYGNQDTIDGVSSPQLDDIYGNQDVIAGQEEQPIYGNA, from the exons ATGATGAAGCGACTAATAACGCTCTTCCTCCTAACAATTTCGCTCCCCACGACCTCGTGCTATCTCGCCTTTCAACTCGATCGTTCAAGCGGACGAATATTCGCGACGAGCGCCGattctctcgtcgaaatcggcgaagaaaatcgaactGTCGCTTTtcccaaatcgtcgtcatcgtgcAACGTAACCGATTatgcgacgacgttgtcgacgcacgacgactcgtcgctcgtcgccgcctgcacgacgagaaacggcAATTCATTTTGCTTTCTATTCAATGCGACGACAAATAAAACGACTTCGATTGAGATGGCGGCGAATTCTCGTCTtaatcgatcgtcgacgtcgtttttgacgaaggcgacgtcatcgtcgactttttcgtcgaatggGGAATATCTTTATTATGCGACGAAACCGTTGAGCGACGATTGTCGGGTTTCGTCGACTATCGTCATCGtttattttgatttgatACGAAACGTTTCTATGATCGTTGTAAATGAGACGGATCGATTGGCGTTTGTCGTTGGATTCAGCTCGAAATCTTTTATCTATTTCGCTGCGGATCGTTTGGGGATGGATAAGGGTTCACATGAGTCGATTCTGAGGGGTTTTGATAGTGGACGTCATGCCGTTTCTCGACAATCGGCCCTTTTGTTGTGCGACGATTATGATCTCTTGTTAgtggcgacgtcgagtcgtTTGTTATCTGGTCAATACTTGCTTggaatttttctcaattcgacgacgaattcgtcggctgtttgcgctttttcgctcgagaaaatcgacgagagatTCAATGCGACTTTTCCTTCCTCCGGCTCCGGAGGTCGTGGAATTTCCGGTCGCGTCGTTTATACTCGATCTCCcggggcgacgacgacgttcgcttcgattagcgccggcgtcgtcgacggaaaggATGAAGTCTTCTTGTCTTTGGGACGAAGGGATGGGATACGAAGA ATAAACGTTGGGAATCAGTCGGTTGTTGGAAGTGACAAGTCGATTGAGGGTATTGTTCAGTTGGAATTGAGTGCAAAGGGAAGTTATCTCTACGCTCTCACGGATAAATCAAAG GTTATCTCCTTGGTGGCGGACTGTCGACTTTTAACTAATTGCACCTTGTGTCTTACGGAGAAGTCGATTGGCTGCGGTTGGTGTCATTCCGAGCAGAA GTGTTCTTTTCTATCGGACTGCAAGACAAAATCTTGGATAGCATCTCAAGGAAAATGTCCGTCCGTTATCCCAACTCAACATTCGCTCTATTTACCAGAAGGAGCTCGGAAAACGATTAACGTGAGCGTAGTTCACATTCCTTCGTCATATTCCGAC AATTTTACCTGCGTATTTGATTTTGGTGTCAGTGGAAACGTCTCTGTTCCTGCATCGTATTCGAGTGCTTCTCAAAGCGTCGCATTGGCGTGGCCTTCTTCATTTGACGTACGTGGTGGAGAAAAGGCGGAGGTAAATGGTACACTTAGAATTCTCTTGGACAACGTGCCGCTTTTAAATTATCAGAACG TTACCGTGTACAGCTGTTCTCGTCTTGCCCAGTCGTCCTGCTCCACGTGCGAGACACTAGGAAGTCCATACGAGTGCCAATTCGACGCCAACTCGCGCGAATGCGTCTCCAACGTCTCGGTGAGTAAAAAATCTCTCGACTATTGCCGCCTTTACGAGACGGGCTGCGACGTaattgtcgacgacgccgccgccgcgccaCGATGCGCCTCGTGCAGAGACGGATACTACGAGCCGGAAAACCCAACAACGACGAATCCGACGACTCCAGCAGCGACAACGAAAACGATAACGACTTCTCAGAGCAACACAACTACTCAGTCGACTTTAGCCGCTACAACAACGAAAATAAATACGACTACGACTACTCAAACAAATACGACTACGACTACTCAGTCGACTTTAGCCGCTATAATAAATACGACTATGACTTCTCGGTCGACTTTAGCccctacgacgacgacgaatcctcCGTCGACTGTGAAAGCAACTACGGTTCCGACTTTTGCTACGACCTTTGCACCGGTGCTAATTAATGTGACGTGTTTTCCGTGTTCCGAAGGGTGTAGCGCTTgtcaaagcgacgtcgtgtgCACGGAATGTAAAAACGGCTACAAAGTCGTCGGAGAAAAGTGCAACATAATTTCCGAAAAACCTGCGACTGTTTCCACGACGGAAAGGGCAACTTTCTCGTCATCTAACTTCACTACTACTATTAGATCCACAGTAAATGGAACATCGTCTTCTCCCAAGGACGACAACTTGATGTTGTATATTATTATTGGAGCCAGTTCTGGTGGAGGACTTATCCTCATTATTCTCTTTATTGTCTGCATCGTCTGTTGCGCGCGATCGGCGAGCAATCGTCGCGGGAAACTCGTCGTTTCCGACGACCTGAccttcgtcaacgtcaaagACTCCGTCACTCGCGGCGACGTGCAGAAGGAGTCCGTCTCTCCAATGGAAATGAATCCTCTACGAGAAATCAAAGATCCAGAAGCGCCGCCCGTTCCAGAGCGTCCCGCCACGCGTTTTCCCTTTccaccgtcgtcgcgctcgcCGTCGTGCGGCTCCCTGACCGGCGATTTGACGGGGAACACGTTTTCCGTGCCCACGATGAAGGATCCGTCAAAGTCGGCGCTATCGCCGcccgttccgccgccgagaccgtcggaagacgacgaaatttaTTTGGAAGTGGACGCCGATAGTCCAAATAAcgatagaaagaaaacatttATTGCTACTCGTTCCAAAATCGCTCccaaagaggaggaagaggaagcgtATTATATCGACGGGAATGATTAtcgtcaaaagacgaaggaggaaaatgaagacgatgCTTATTATATTGATACGAGTGACGTGGTTGAtaaatcgcgacgaaatgTTGAACGAGTGCCCAGCGATGCGTACGTCGCTTTCACGGGCAAATCGGAGCCGTTGAATTCGAttggcgaagacgaagacgaactcTATATAGGACTCGACGAAACTCCGAAAAAAGAcgtagaagaagacgataTTTACGAAGCACCCGATGAGAATTCGTCGGCTCCGCCTCCCGCCGTTGCCAAGAAACCGCTTCTTCGCGCTCCCACGccgaaaaaacgaatcgtttctcccgtcgaaacgaaggaggagaagacgcCGAACTGGAAAGCGGACGTGGAAAAACTCAAACGGCAATTAGTGAcgggcgaaagcgaagatcGCGACGATCCGGAGCAATTATATCAAAATATTCCGGCTCGATCCATGACCGAGTCGAAAGTCGATCCGCGACGATCGGGTTTGCATAAAAACGAACGCGGACGATTGTCGTCGATGCCGGCGACGTTGACGGGATACGAAGAAGGAGAGGAGTTGTATGAGAACACGGATTCGGCTcttcccgtcgtcggcgaggaggaggaggagctctACGGGAATCAGGATACgattgacggcgtttcttctcctcaaTTGGACGATATCTATGGTAATCAGGACGTTATTGCTGGTCAGGAGGAGCAGCCTATATACGGTAACGCGTAG
- the LOC136197711 gene encoding digestive cysteine proteinase 1-like: MKCLVLLLALFASAFSSSLFADLRSEWEAWKDTHGKTYNSDDEDMNRFEVWADHRDYVNEWNSAANASFTLGINEFADMTVEEFRSAFLGYSPAMKAKKHCGEGAHNRTSSLPDSVDWRTKGYVTEVKNQGNCGSCWAFSTTGSLEGQHFKKTGNLVSLSEQDLVDCSKKEGNDGCEGGLMELGFEYVEKNGGIDTEASYPYKAKDGRCHYKPAKSGATCTGCVKIKAHSESDLQSAVATVGPISVAMDAHLRSFMLYKGGIYYSEKCSSTRLDHGVLAVGYGTQGGDDYWLVKNSWGAHWGLKGYFMLARNKDNACGVATDASYPLV; this comes from the exons ATGAAGTGCCTCGTGCTTTTGCTCGCTCTTTTCGCCTCtgccttctcgtcgtccCTTTTCGCAGACTTGAGAAGCGAATGGGAGGCGTGGAAAGACACTCACGGAAAGACGTACAATagcgatgacgaagacatGAATCGCTTCGAAGTGTGGGCCGATCATCGCGACTATGTGAACGAGTGGAACTCGGCAGCAAACGCCTCGTTTACGCTAGGCATAAACGAGTTTGCCGACATG ACCGTGGAAGAATTCCGCTCCGCGTTTCTGGGATACTCTCCGGCAATGAAGGCAAAGAAACACTGCGGCGAAGGGGCTCACAATCGCACGTCATCTCTTCCAGATTCGGTCGACTGGAGAACAAAGGGATACGTCACTGAA GTAAAAAATCAAGGCAACTGCGGCTCCTGCTGGGCGTTCAGTACCACGGGTTCTCTCGAAGGCCAGCACTTCAAGAAAACTGGCAATCTCGTTTCGCTGAGCGAGCAGGATTTGGTTGACTGTTCGAAAAAGGAGGGAAACGATGGATGCGAAGGAGGACTGATGGAACTCGGATTTGAATACGTTGAGAAAAACGGCGGAATCGACACAGAAGCAAGCTATCCCTACAAGGCAAAG GATGGACGCTGCCATTACAAGCCAGCTAAGTCAGGCGCTACTTGCACCGGCTGTGTCAAAATAAAAGCGCACAGCGAAAGTGATTTGCAAAGCGCCGTTGCCACGGTCGGTCCAATTTCAGTTGCTATGGACGCCCACCTTCGCTCTTTCATGCTCTACAAAGGGGGGATTTATTACAGCGAGAAATGCAGTTCGACTCGTCTCGATCACGGTGTACTAGCCGTCGGTTACGGCACCCAAGGCGGAGACGACTACTGGCTTGTGAAAAACAG CTGGGGAGCACACTGGGGCCTCAAAGGCTACTTCATGCTTGCTCGAAATAAAGACAATGCTTGTGGAGTCGCCACGGATGCCAGTTATCCGCTTGTCTAA
- the LOC136197715 gene encoding receptor tyrosine-protein kinase erbB-2-like yields the protein MPKLRALICVFCVVSTASSQCPLGEYNATISSNVTANRENDQCSMCNIQCTPQTQCSGPENTDCAKCRHFVSQTQCVSSCPAHYVANKCVDSCPDGTYSAVAGPKAECLPCPNECNQTCMGIGNCLTSGGGLNGREKAALIVGLSLLVVVIALWFLLYFYVKLKRLRGGHNMKDTKDTTRESASEPRLAIIELTQSAFAVNPTQYADDWIEEQEVTTVDWLSGEQRVTLDNPLFKNSTNGGSPSRLHASDDDDDEDDDEILNQQVESSPPTSNFTNSPS from the exons ATGCCAAAGCTGAGAGCCTTG ATATGCGTCTTCTGCGTCGTTTCTACGGCATCGTCGCAATGTCCTCTAGGCGAATACAACGCCACGATCTCATCAAACGTTACAGCGAATCGGGAAAACGACCAATGCTCGATGTGTAATATACAATGTACGCCTCAAACTCAATGTAGTGGACCTGAAAACACGGATTGCGCCAAGTGCCGTCACTTTGTCTCGCAAACGCAATGCGTGTCGTCGTGTCCGGCTCACTACGTAGCGAACAAGTGCGTCGACTCGTGTCCCGACGGCACGTAcagcgccgtcgccggacCGAAAGCCGAATGTCTACCGTGCCCAAACGAATGCAATCAAACTTGTATGGGAATAGGGAATTGTTTGAC aAGCGGCGGTGGTCTGAATGGACGAGAAAAGGCGGCTCTCATTGTCGGCctctctcttctcgtcgtcgtcatcgctcTCTGGTTTCTCCTCTATTTCTACGTGAAACTAAAGCGATTGCGAGGCGGGCACAATATGAAGGATACGAAAGACACGACGCGAGAATCGGCAAGCGAACCTCGACTAGCCATCATTGAACTGACG CAATCAGCGTTCGCTGTCAATCCTACTCAATACGCCGACGACTGGATAGAAGAGCAAGAAGTCACGACCGTAGACTGG TTATCTGGTGAACAAAGAGTTACCTTGGATAATCCCCTCTTTAAAAATTCGACAAACGGCGGTAGTCCAAGTCGACTTCATgcaagtgacgacgacgacgacgaagatgacgacgaaattctaAATCAACAG gtcgaatcgtcgcctcCTACTAGCAACTTTACAAACAGCCCTTCGTAA